The bacterium DNA segment CTGACATCTTCTGCAAGTGTAAGCGCAACCGAAGATGAACCATTTAACTATACAGTTGCATTTACCGATCCTGACGGAGATGATGTTAATGTTACGTTTTTAAGTATACCTTCGTGGCTTACACGCAATAATATGATATTTTCCGGAACACCGAGCGAGGCTACTCAGGATACTGTAATTGTCCTTAATTTTTCAGATGGTATTTTCACGGAAGAAAAGCGAATTACAGTAAATATAATACATGTAAATGACCCACCTGTAATAACCTCCTCAAATTCAGCCGCAGCAGTTGAGGATTCTCTGTTTACTTACACAGCAACTGCTTATGATGTGGAAAATGATGCACTTGCTTTTACTTATATTACACTTCCAAAATGGCTGACAGCAGCAAATGCTGTAGTTTCCGGAACACCGCGGGAAGGTGATCAGGATACCTGTTTTGTAGTAATAGTATCTGATGGGGCAGACACGGACACTCTGAGAGTAGATGTTACTGTCCGGGCTGTAAACGATCCTCCGGTAATTACCTCTTCTGGAGCTGTAACTGCAACAGAAGGCAAGCTGTTCCGCTATAAGGCGTCAGTTGAAGATGTTGACAGTAAAAATGTTTTTGTTAAGTATTATAATCTGCCCTCATGGCTTTCTCTGTCCGGGCCTGAACTGCGTGGTATTCCAGAGAATCAGAGCACAGACACGTGTTTTACTGTAATTGCATCAGACGGAGAGTTGAGCGATACTCTGATTGTAATGGTTACAGTTAATCATGTAAATTCATCTCCGGGATTTGTATACGAGCTCGGCACCTGGCAATTTTATGATGATGATACACTTAAGTGGTCTGTAAATCTTGATGAATATATAAGTGATCCTGATGATCCTGACAGTGCGCTTACATGGACATACGAACTTCCCGATACAAATAATGTTACAGTTTCCATTAATGAGAAGTCCCATGTGGCTACAATTGTGGCACATCACACACAGGGGGCATTCCGCGTAATTTTTACTGCTACGGATCCTCACGGGGCTTCAGCTTCGTGTACATTGTACATGCAGATAATAATGACTTATGTTGATAACACATCATTTGCAGTACCAAAATCGTTTGCCCTTTACAATAACTATCCGAATCCTTTTAATGCAAAAACAGTAATTAAGTATGATGTGCCTGTTTCAGCAAAAGTAAATATTTCCGTTTATAATACTTTGGGAAGAAAGGTTGGTGAAATTATCAACGAATTACAGCAGCCGGGTGTATATAAATTTGAATGGGACGGTGATCATTTTCCGACGGGTGTTTACTTTATTGTAATGCAATCGGGTTCATACAGAAAAGTACAAAGAATGATATTATTAAAATAGAAAGCAGATAATTGCCGTTTTCATAGACTCCTCCCTCTTCCTTCTTATAAACCCCGCTTTTTATCAAGCGGGGTTTTCTCTTGCAAAGATGTATAAAATTTTCTATTTTTTTATATTAGATGAAAACAGTATTTATTATTTAGAGAACAAGATGAAAAATAGGCTTCATTGTCCTTGCTTTCTGATGCTGTTATTGTTTTTGATATTTAATGGCTCTGTCTATGGGCAGAACAATGTTCCGGGTTATAAAGCAGACCGGCAAATGAAAGCTGGTAATATCAATATTCGGCTGCTGGAAAAAACTATTGTATATTACACAAATAAAGCAAGAATAAAAAGAGGTGTTTTGCCTTGTGCTGAAGATGTTGTTTTAATTAAGTCAGCAAGAGCACACAGCAGTGAAATGGCAGGAATGGGCTATTTTTCACACACTTCACCTGTTAAGGGCAGTGAAACGTTGGTACAGAGATTAGAGCATGCAGGCGTTATCCTGAAAAATATTTACATCGGGGAGAATCTTGGAGTAGATTTTGTTCTGAAGATTTCCGGTATAGAGTATTACAATAAGAAAAAAAATGGGAAGAAAGTCTATTATAACGGGATAAATAAATCTGTAATAATATCCCAGACATACAGGCAATTTGCAGAATCCATGGTCAGGCACTGGTTAAACTCGCCTCATCATAGAAAGAATCTTTTAAATAAGAAATTTACCAATATTGGGGTCGGCATTGCAGAGGGGGTGTACAATGATTTGGATGCCTTGTATGTTACCCAGAATTTTACAGGAAAAATAAAGCATTATCAGAGAATTGATGAAAGAGAGGTCTCAAGATGGTACAGGGAATGAAGACGGTAATTGTGACCGGAGCGTCAAGTGGAATCGGCAGAAGCAGTGCCGTGCGTTTTGCGCAGGAAGGTTTTAATGTTGTAATATGTGCCAGAAAAGAATCAGAGCTTAATAAAACGCTTGAAAAGGTTGAAGAATCCGGAAGCAGCGGGCTTGTAGTTCCTGCAGATCTGTCCATAGAAAAAGAAATTGAAAAAGTCCTGGATGAAACTGTGAAAAAATTCGGGGGCCTCAATGTTCTTGTAAATGCAGCAGGCATAATTGCAAATGGATCAATTGAGAACACATCTGTTGAACAGTGGGACATGATGATGAATATTAATCTCAGGTCGGTTTTTCTGCTGATGCAGAAATCAATAAAATATCTTGCGAAGACGAGAGGCTCAATTGTAAATGTATCAAGCGTGACAGGTACAAGGGCATTTCCCGGGATAATTGCATACTGTGTCAGCAAAGCAGGTGTTGATCAGCTTACAAGAAGTGCTGCTCTGGAACTTGCACCCAAAGGCATTAGGGTGAATGCAGTAAATCCCGGAGTTATAAGAACAAATCTGCACAGAAACGGCGGTATGGATGAAAAGGCATATAATGCTTTTCTTGAACACAGTAAAACCACACATCCTCTCGGCAGAGTTGGAGAACCCGAAGAGGTTGCAGAGCTGATACTGTTTCTGTCAACAGAACGGTCTTCCTGGATTACAGGAACTACCATATCAATTGACGGAGGACGTGCCCAAACATGTGCCCGTTAATAAAATCAGGAGAATGACAATTGAACAGATTTATTAAGATTATAACGTTCTCCGCCCTTCTTATCTTTGCTTCTCTGAGTGTTAATGCACAGAAAAGGGCAATGCAGATAAGTGACCTGTGGAAATTTAACAGAATTGGAGCGCTTTCACTATCACCTGACGGAGAGAGAATAGCTTATACTATAATCCGTTACACAGGGAGAAATCTGAAAAAAGAGTCAGATATCTTCCTTGTAAATAAGGATGGAGGCCAGCCGAAGCAGCTTACGACAAGCCCTGGTTTTGACGGAAATCCGAGGTGGAGTCCTGATGGTTCGCTGCTTGCGTTTTTATCTGACAGAAGCGGAGAGAGGCAGATATTTGCAATTCCACTTGATGGCGGAGAAGCAAGGCAGATACGAACAGTTAAAGGCGGTATAGAAGATTTTGTCTGGTCGCCTGATGGACGTTACTTTGCATTTATCCCTTTTAATAAATATGCACGTAAAGAGAATGAACTTTCCGTAACAGTGTATCAGAATTCTTATTTTAATAAAAGGCTGCCTGATAACCGCATTATGATTATGTCGTCAACAGGAGGAAAGCCCTGGAATCTTATTCCTTCTTCATCAAAAGTTGCTCCTGTACTAAGCCCTGATTTTAGAAATTTTGATTTTTCTGCTGACGGTACCAGATTTGCTTTTATCGGTTGTATTGATACCGTTAAATCGTCTTCTTACGGAACAGATGTTTTTATTGCTTTATCAACAGGAAGAAAGATGTGGAGAATAACTGTCAGCCCGGGCAAAAAAAGCCAGCCCCGGTTTTCTCCTGACGGCCGATATCTATGTTATAAAGCTATTCCGAGGTCCAAAGGATGCAGCGGGCAGCATGATTTGATGCTCTTTGACAGGCGCACCGGAAGAAACACAAATATTACAGTCGATTTTAACCTTGATGTTGAAGAGGCCGTATGGGGGTCGTCTTCGGACAAAATATTTTTTACTGCATCAGACCAGGGCAGAAAAGTTGTATTTTCTATTGATGTAAAGAAAAAGAAGGTTAAAGGGCTGATTCATGAGGGATGTAATTTTGACCTGTCAGTTTCTCATAATGATAATTATATTTTCATGCGCCGAAGTACATTCAGCATGCCGGCAGAGATATTCAGAACCAATGAAAACGGCGATAAACCTTTTGAACTTACTTTTACAAACCAGATACTACTTGATTCTATCAAGATGAATAATGCTGAAGATTTCTGGTACAGAAGTTTTGATAGTAAAACTATTCACGGGTTTTTAATTAAACCGCCGTTTTTTGATGTCCATAAGAAATATCCCGCAATATTCCTGATTCAGGAAGACCCTCATCACGGCTGGTACGATATGTTCCGATATTTCTGGAATGCAAATTTGTTCGCTGCAGAGGGTATGGTTGTTATTATGGCTAACCTGAGGGGTTCAAAAGGGTACGGAATAGAATTCAGTACATCATTAAATGGCGACTGGACAGGAGCTGCTTACAAAGATATATTATCAGGCCTTGACCATATTCTTAAAAAGTATTCTTTTATTGATGAAAGAAATATTTTTGCAGCAGGAAGCTTTTACGGAGGATTTCTTTCAGACTGGATTTCCCTTCACTCTGACAGATTTTCAGCTGTTGTGTCCCATGCTTCAATTACAAACATGCTATCTTTATACGGTACAGGCAGTGCTGAATTTTTTGTATCCGAATTCGGGCAGGCTCCATATGGAAATTTCAGGAAGTATGATAAAATTTCTCCTGTGCGCAGCAGGCCGGAGGCAAGAGTTCCCTGCCTTATAACCCACGGGGCTATGGATGATAAAATTAATTTAGGCCAGAGCATTGAGTTTTTTTCGGCGCTGCAGTATTTTAATATTCCGTCAAGGATTATTATATTTAATAAAGAAGGCCATGTACTGACTAATCCTGAAGATATAAAGCTGTGGTGGAATTATGTGTTAGAGTGGATTAAAGAATTTACAACTGAATGATAAATTAGAAGGATTGATTTTTATGAAAAGAAAGATTCTGCTGATGAGTGCAGCATCTCTGCTTTATAGTATTTTCTGCCTTTGTACTGATCCTGTGTCAAGTGACAAGTCAAAGGTGATAAAAACCCTTGTACAGGGGAAGTTGAATGCAGGCCAGTATTCGGTATTTTGGGACGGGAAGGATGAGAAAAATAATTTTGTTGAGCCCGGAACATATCTTGTGTGGCTGACAGCCCGTTCTTTTACATACGAAATCAGGATGACTGCTCTTACGGGAGGGGCTGGTTCAAATGACAGTACCACTGTGCCGATTTATGGAGACTGGGGGCTGACAGAGCTTCTTCAGAACCACCCTGATCCTTTTCGTATTAAATGCGGTACAAATATTCCGTTTATAATAGGAGATGATGCTGCAAGTCAGACAGTTGTACTTACAGTGCGCAAAGAAAATAAATGAATAAGAAATCAGGCAAAAATCATCAAATTCCTTCTGAACTTTCAGAGCCTGTAGTTATTACAGATAAACTTGATCTTCACGGATTTTTTCCGGAGCAGGCTGTGGAAGTTATGTTGATTCTTTCGTTGACTGAAGTATGTAGAAAATTTGAAGAAATGGCTTGAATTATTTGTTATGGTCAATTATATTACATGTAGTTTAAACTACATGTAGGAGGTCGTAAATGGGTGTTATGAGTATTAGAATTGATGATAATAAAAGAAGGGCATTAAAAGTAATTGCGTCTATTGAAGGTAAGAGTATGGGTGGGATCGTTTCCGAATTGATAGAAGATTATATAAAAAGGAATAGAGTTAAGATAAAAGAATTATCTGAAAAGGAAAATCTTAATGAAATTATGAAAGTATCAGAAAAATCTTTTATGG contains these protein-coding regions:
- a CDS encoding SDR family oxidoreductase, encoding MVQGMKTVIVTGASSGIGRSSAVRFAQEGFNVVICARKESELNKTLEKVEESGSSGLVVPADLSIEKEIEKVLDETVKKFGGLNVLVNAAGIIANGSIENTSVEQWDMMMNINLRSVFLLMQKSIKYLAKTRGSIVNVSSVTGTRAFPGIIAYCVSKAGVDQLTRSAALELAPKGIRVNAVNPGVIRTNLHRNGGMDEKAYNAFLEHSKTTHPLGRVGEPEEVAELILFLSTERSSWITGTTISIDGGRAQTCAR
- a CDS encoding S9 family peptidase, yielding MNRFIKIITFSALLIFASLSVNAQKRAMQISDLWKFNRIGALSLSPDGERIAYTIIRYTGRNLKKESDIFLVNKDGGQPKQLTTSPGFDGNPRWSPDGSLLAFLSDRSGERQIFAIPLDGGEARQIRTVKGGIEDFVWSPDGRYFAFIPFNKYARKENELSVTVYQNSYFNKRLPDNRIMIMSSTGGKPWNLIPSSSKVAPVLSPDFRNFDFSADGTRFAFIGCIDTVKSSSYGTDVFIALSTGRKMWRITVSPGKKSQPRFSPDGRYLCYKAIPRSKGCSGQHDLMLFDRRTGRNTNITVDFNLDVEEAVWGSSSDKIFFTASDQGRKVVFSIDVKKKKVKGLIHEGCNFDLSVSHNDNYIFMRRSTFSMPAEIFRTNENGDKPFELTFTNQILLDSIKMNNAEDFWYRSFDSKTIHGFLIKPPFFDVHKKYPAIFLIQEDPHHGWYDMFRYFWNANLFAAEGMVVIMANLRGSKGYGIEFSTSLNGDWTGAAYKDILSGLDHILKKYSFIDERNIFAAGSFYGGFLSDWISLHSDRFSAVVSHASITNMLSLYGTGSAEFFVSEFGQAPYGNFRKYDKISPVRSRPEARVPCLITHGAMDDKINLGQSIEFFSALQYFNIPSRIIIFNKEGHVLTNPEDIKLWWNYVLEWIKEFTTE